The genome window tctgtttttttgtgcattgaGTTCAAACAGAGGACGCGGTCGTCACGGAAACACAAACATCAGACTGTTGCTGCAGGGGTCTTTCATTTATCATTGACCTGAACTCTGTTGACCTTTTGAACTTCACTGGTTGCTCACTGCTTTTAGTTCGCTGACAACAGTGAATAAttgctttaaataaatgtaatacttaTTTAAGGGTGTGCGAAATTACTATTTTATATTGTGTCCTTTCTTTGGAATCGGTATGAACTACAACATGAAAATCAAAACGACAACCTTATTTTCACCCATGAACTGtggaaaataaaatctaaagTCTCTTTCTGCAGAAGTGTAATAAAACGTATCGCCGTGGCAGATCTTCCTGTAGTGCGGGTGTGATCTAGAAGGTGAGTGTTTGCTCAGTTATTCACACTTGCACCAAAGTTTCTTTCAGGGATTCACCACCGTATGAGCGTGAGTGAGGAATGCTCCACATGAAGGAGTGTTGGAGAGGGACGACaggtcttttttgtgttttagtctGTTTCATTTCACTTATTATGTTTTTCTTGCTCTTTGTTGAAGGGGACGATACGTGGAGAATAAGATCAGACTCTNCAAATgccatacacatgtcctcagtgtgaaaAGGGTTTTCCAAGCAAAGGAAGACTTACTTTGCACATTGAAATGCACATTGGAGAACGTCTGTACATTTGtcctcagtgtgaaaagagtttcagaCGAAAAAGTGATCTTAAGGAACACATAAGAATTCACACGAGAGAGCGTCCATACAcctgtcctcagtgtggaaagagattAGCAGGAGGACTTAAAaatcacatgagaattcacaccggagaaAAAACATACGCCTgtcttcagtgtggaaagggttTCACAAGAAAAGATTATCTGCAATACCACATGAGAACTCATACTGGAGGGCGGCCGTACgtatgtcctcagtgtggaaagagtttcacaacCAAAAGTAATCTTAAtgtccacatgagaattcacactggagtaAAACCATACACATGTCCGCAGTGTGAAACGAGTTTTACAAGAAAAGTTCATCTTGAATACCACATGACGACTCATTCTGGTGAACGGCCGTAcgcatgtcctcagtgtggaaagagtttcacagcCAAACATAGTCTTAAAAATCACATGATAGCTCACACCGGAGAGCGCCCATAcgcatgtcctcagtgtggaaagagcttCTCAAGAAAAGATTCTCTTGAAAACCACATGAGAACTCATACTGGAATGCGGCCGTTCgtatgtcctcagtgtggaaagagtttcacaagaAAACGTAATCTTGAAAACCACATGACAACTCATACTGGAGAGCGCCCGTAcgcatgtcctcagtgtggaaagaatTTCACGACCAAAAGTTATCTTAAtgtccacatgagaattcacactgagAAGCGCTCATAAGCATGtccaacccagtctcaaggcaaATTTGGAATCgattttttcgtgtcactcagcacgatgTTTTCATGTCACCGGCACgcatttcaatacacagaccaCGTGTGTATGTACGTTtatataacctgatatcaaaaaaGTCCTAAATATTtgagattgaaagtcgtgctgctGACACGCAAAATTTtcgtgctgactgacacaaAAAAAGGGGCAAATTTGTGTTcatgaacacgaattaatagattacagttcgtgacaatgtcacaaatttCCTCTAGACTGTTGTCATGTCTTATGAGTGTAGAAAGTGTTTCACAGTGGCTCTGTTCACACCGTCAGCGTTTCTCTTTACAGATGTGAGTCTTCGAAAGTTCTGTTCACACAGCTGAAATACTGTCTGTATTCTGTTCCCATGTGACTCCTGTAACCACAGTGATGGACTTTCATATGACAGGTATTCTTTCTTTATTGACTTGGTATTGCAATTAAACTTGTTGCAATTAATCCATACACTGACAAcgttaataaaaatgtactttttcacCATATTTCCTTTGAAAATTATTTTGGTGGGTCCTGCTCTGCTCGACCTATCACCTTCGTCGCACACTCATAGCACTGTGGGCCATTAAAGGCAGCGAATGATACATCTATGCTGCATTCAAAATTCGACCAGATGAAGGTATCTCATGAAGCAAACATTGGATTGATTTACATGTACTGTAATAATAGATATATAGATACAGTGAAATACGGTATATACAGATATAGAGAATTCTACCTCTATAATGAACTACCTGTAACTCTACCTCGAAAGATTGGcatttatggtaaaaaaaacaagtgaatTCCTTTGTATGCCATTTGTTTGCATGTTTTATACATGGGTGTGTCCTCATAAACCCCATATACGAGCAgtcacataaacacacagtgtTGCCACCGTATCTTCAGTCGGTTTACTTTTTCTATTTGGAGTCTCTGTTGCTGCTCCTTTTCCATCAGCTATAAGAATCAGCTTGACATCTTTTACCAGCTGTGACAAACAAATAGAACCCATAGACAATCACATATACAGACGGAGATATGGTTTTATAGTTCAACAACAAATGCTTAGAAACTCAACAGAGACCAGTATGTGGTCTTGAATGTAAAATATGACCAACATTAtatgatttgttttaattgttaCTACTCACAACAGTTTTTCTAGTTTATAATGTGGATGATCTTTGAGCCCAGAGATCAGCTCCACTTCTGAATCTCCTAGATTATTTCTCTGCAGATTCAGTTCTGTcaggtgtgaggggtttgatctcagagctgaagtCAGAGCAACACAACCTTCATCTGTGATATTACAACCAGCCAACctgcatgaaattaaaaatgttatgcGAGTTTACAACAAAAgcatgagtaaattatgacagaacttttacttttgggtgaatgTATTCctagatatactgtatgaatgTACGGCAGGATTTCCCAAACTGGGCTTTCCCAAACCTGGTGGTTCACAAGGGAATTTCAGGGGGTACGTGAGGTGCACGTCCCTGCGTTCCACTCCGAAGGGCTCATCCCTGCCCTACTCTCTTCGAAGAGTAAAGCTCTTGATGTGATAACTCTGAATGGAATGAAATTCACTTGGCAAAAGAAGCAATAAAAACGTCCTTTGATCTTTATTTGGAGCGACGTTTTGTGTAGTGTCCCCTTCCCGAATGTCTGCCAGTTCACATGTTGTTTCCAATACTTTGAAAAAAATTTAATTGCaaaaaatgtttagaaacaACAAGTTACgtaaaatactaataataaaaacCTCGAAACtgatcaaaaaaataaaagttacacaagttaaacatgcaaatgtgctattaaagtttttttaaatatttacttcCTCAGGGGGAGTACCACTTAGGGGGTACTTcaggtaaatgaacagttcaaAGAGATTCGGCTGACGAAACCCTTGATGCAAGTCATCTCACTGAAGGGGTGATAAGAACCAACTGGATGCACATTAAACGTATTAGTAGCATTAGTTTAGCAGAATATTAGTTTGCTTTTAGGATAGAGTCCTTGAACCTGCTGATCTGAATGTTTGATCTAGAAAGTGTCACTGAACCATTTGACAAATAAAGATTATTCTAACATGTGTTAAATTCTCATGCTTATATgtttaatgaaattattttattagtagAAAAGATCTTACTCCAGTTTCTCCAGTTTACAGTGAGGATTCTCCAGTACATTATAGATccgcttcactcctgaatctccaACATTATTATCAGACAGATCCAGATGTCTcaggtgtgaggggtttgatctTAGAGCTGAAGTCAGAGCAACACAACCTTCATCTGTGATATTACAATCACGTAACCTGTGGAGAGATGAGTAAATGTGAGTAaaaaggacagaattttcagttttcattCAATTTAAAGTAAGAATTATAACATATCAGGCATAACATTATGACCACTGAAAGGTGAAGTGAATAACACGGATTATCACTTCATCACGGCACCTATTAGTGGGTGGGATACATTAGGTAGCAAGTGAACATTTTATTCTGAAAGGTTGATGTGCTAGAAGCATGAAAATGGTCAAGAGTAAGGACAAGAGGGAGTTTGATGAGAGCCAAATTGTGATGGCTAGACAACTGGGTCAGAGCATCTCCGAAACTGCAGCTCTTGTGGATGTTCCCAGTCTGCAGTGGTCAGTGTCTACCAAAAGTGGTCAAAGGAAGGAACACTAGTGAACCGGCGACAGGGTCATGGGCGGCCAAGGCTCATTGATGCACGCGGGGAGCGAATTCTGGTCTGTATGGTGCAATCCAATCGATGAGCTACTGTAGCTCAAATTGCTGAAGAAGTTAATGCTGGTTTTGATAGAAATGTGTCCGAATACACAATGCATCAGTTTGTTGCATATGGTGCTGCAAAAGGGGGACCAACACATTATTAGGAAGGTGGTCATGTTATGCCAGATCGGTGTACGTTCTTAGTATGCAattaaagacacagaaaactCGCTAAAACACTGAACACTAAAATCTGCATGACATCTGTACATAATTGATTTAAAAGTGAACTGACTGTTCACACTTACTGAACTGATCTGGATCCACGAATCACAGGCAGCAGCCTCCTAAAAACCTTCAATGTTTCagctttgttttctttgtgaACAAACTCTTTCAGATGAAACTCATGCAGCTCCTGTTTTGAtgtcaacaacacaaaaactaCAGCTGACCACTGAGATGAAGAGAGTTTGACTTCACTTAATGTTCCTGATTTCAGATGATGTTGAATTTTCTCCACTAGTGAATCATCACCCAGTTCATTCAGACAGTGAAACAGATTGATGGATTTCCCTGGAGATCGAATGCTCCTGAtcttcttttttatatattcgACTGTTTTCTTATTGCTGTGATAGCTTCTTACTGTCTGTGTCATCAGGACTCGTAGAATATTCTGATTAGACTCCAGCGACAAACCCAGAAGAAAACGAAGAAAAAGATCCAGATGTCCATTTTTACTCTGTAGAGACTCATCCACAGCTCTCTGATGCAGGTCAGGGACTGAAACCTTTTCTCCTCGAGGTAATATAGTAATtgaattaaacacatttgtgttgttgtttatgaAGGAGATGTGATCATAAAGAGCTGCTAGATGTTCCTGAATGGTCAGATGAAGAAAGCAGTAAACTTTCCCCTGATACCAGCCAAACTCCTCTCTGAAGATCTGAGTGCACAATCCTGAGTACACTGATGCTTCTGCTACATCAATGCCACACTCTCTCAGGTCCTCATCATAGAAGATCACATTGCCTTTCACAAGCTGCTCAAAGGCCAGTTTGCCCAGTTTGAAGATCATGTCTTCATCATTCTGCTCTTTCTTCTCATAGTCCTTCTGATGTTTGATGTGTGTCTGAATGATCAGGAAGTGTGTGTACATTTGAGTGAGAGTCTTGGGGATCTCTCCTTCATTCTCTGCTTCACTCAACATTCTCTCTAGAACAGTGGCTGAAATCCAGCAGAACACTGGGATGTGACACATGATGTACAGGCTCCTGGATGACTTCAGGTGTGAGATGATTCTGTGGTTCAGACTCTCATCACTGATTCTCTTGCTGAAGTATTCCTCCTTCTGTTTGTCAGTGAAGCCTCGTACCTCTGTGACTCGATCAACACACTCAGAGGGGATGAGATCAGCTGCTGCTGGTCTGGAGGTGATCCAGATGAGAGCGGAGGGAAGCAGATTCCCCGCCATGAGGTTTGTCAGGATCACGTCCACTGAGGCTGATTCATTGACATCACACAACCTCACACTGCTGTGGAAATCCAGAGACACGCGACACTCGTCCAAACCATCAAAGATGAACAACACTTTATATTCACCGCTGGAGATTTCCATTTCTTTTGTCTCTGGGAAGAAAAGATGAAGAAGATGTAAAAGACTGAGTGTTTGGTTCTTCATCAGATTGATCTCTCTGAAAGGAAGTGGAAATATGAGGTGGACGTCCTGATTCTCTTTCCCTTCAGCCCAGTCCAGAATGAACTTCTGCACAGAGACTGTTTTTCCAATGCCAGCGACTCCCTTTGTCAGCACACGTCTGATGGGTTTGTCTTGTGCAGGTAAAGCTTTAAAGATGTCGTTGCATTTGATCGGTGTGTCCTCTGTTGCTGTTCTCCTGGATTGTCTCTCAATCTGTCTCACCTCATGTTCATTACTGATCTCTCCACTTTCACTCTCTGTGATGTAGAGCTCTGTGTAGATCTCATTCAGCAGTGTTGGGTTTCTCTCATGTGATGTTCCCTCATACAAACTCTGACACTTCTCTCTCAGATTTGATCTAAATGTGTTGAGGACTTCAGCAAGATTAGATTTATGGCTGTAAAATTGAAATATCAGATTACAtatgagaaaatatatatacagtagtcaACATTTGAAGTGGATCAAAAAATGTTAATCAAAGTTGTCTTAGACAAGAACGGGTTTTGTTCTTGTCTTAGGACAACTTTGATTAACCTTTTTGATCCACTTCAAATGTTGACTACTGTATATCAAAATGGCTTTCATTTTATATATCATAAGACAGgacgtgtttttttatttaaaatgtgtttaagtattgtactctctatatctttatcttatgtttattgtattgtatttcttaattttttatacccataggcccttatttaaatcatctgtgtactgtattctattgtgttatgggctctgtgtactgttgttgctgtttctgtgtactggatgctcctgtcaccaaaacaaattccttgtatgtgcaaacatacttggcaataaagctctttctgattctggtAAGCCTGATATGCAATGATTTACCTGAAACCAGGACACACGTCTTGTGGCCGATTCTCAGACTGCTCAAACTTTCTCTTCTTACCGACTGTTACAGCTGATCTGGATGGCCCAATTGAGAATCAAGAATCAATGGATTTTTTTGTTATCACCTCTTAAAATTTTTACAAAGTTGTGAAtgtaattataaaacaaaacctACTTATGACCAACTTATGATTAACTGAGTTTGAGCACAGATGTCTCTCTCCCAGTGAATCAATTATATTTTAGTGTCTTTTGACATGTGCAACTGAGCATGTTTAATAATGACAATAACATGTTCTATAAGCAATCACTACAATTTCTCATCTCTTTTACAAAATactaattaataaaaatgaaatgacatgtATAAtaattaagataaaaaaaatgtttaccgaCTATCACAGGAATTTCACATCTCTATTACAAACACATCACCACATAAACAACATAATTAATTacatgtttagacatttttatacCTGAGATTGGGCCTTGTATCTCCACTCTTAAAGTAGATAGACAAATCCTTAGACATGTCACTCTTCATAGACACACAGCTGAACTCTGGATCTGATCTCTCCTGATGAACTGAACTATAACACACAACTTAAATTTACAGAACTAATaattatgttatatatatacttaatattaacaaataaaccaAACATATCTGTCCCATTGAATATAATTTGGTATATGTTTACAGAAAGTACCTGCATCCTGGAGAGAAATCTTCATCTGTGGATGTTTTTGTTTCGTTCATGACGGAGCTACAGAGATGAATCTGATTAACCTGATCTCCACAACTGACACTAAAATGAAATTCACGGACAAAAAAAACTCATAATCAAAGTGAATAAACAGCCATTATAATTCAGATAAATGAATCCTGTGTGTTGAAGAAACAGCTGCGTCAcctgaaataaaatgacaacacaTTACTTAAACATAACCACAAATATTGACACGAAACCAGaaagacaaacataaaaatgtattcggCTCTTACGAATGAGGAAGCTAACACTGTCCTGAACACTCACCGTCATCACGATCTGACTAACGTTACATTCACTTTCTCAAAATACTCCAGCTCTTACATCaactaaatacatgtaaataactCTTTATGTTATAATACGTCTATTAAAACGTTGATATTTCGCGCAGATAATAATATATTCTGAATGTTTAAAATGGTAAACAAGGTAAACAACacttactttcactttcaaagCGAGACTTCGGCTGCGTCATGTACCCCCATTTGCGGTCTTTGCACTTGACCACTTGACTACTTtcatgacgtatttcctgtttttggccCAAGCGTTCTAGGCTGTGGTCTTTGGCCCTGttccaaatggcgcactccgctcttgtggacctcctccgagtccacacttgatgacgtcaggaagtgcagacttatagggcactaggcacgagtccacaagggtacacgggagtgcattttgggacagacttgaggacaTCACACCataaagagcaagcggtgctttctaatcactctcgcggtactttgtagtcattcgctgatcagtctgcgcagcgccgcgtgaagtcgaccacttgttgtcccattgttgttatttgagaCTGGAGCTgctggtttttattgttctgtatttcatatgtttgtgtttcatatgtcgatatgccacccgagcattatgcaatagatacttatgtttgtaatgcattcatttgtcatgacgtcatgaaggtatatttattaatttgtttacactatacttaatgtgcgtaatgtgttcttaatatgcatataggttgttatttaatatttctctataatacagaagctgtgttgttcagctttacagagcccagagacaactagatattaatctacaacaaaacatggcttattaccttaagtaagaaaatgcactgcattaaaagtttttattcttgaatagctggcttaatagaaaataaataagcaataatacgaataagtaactaattaataaattaattttgaattttatcaaaacatacatttaaaaatgtatccgtcatgtttacgtgtATGTCtaacatccacgacactcctcccatccgttctgtgattgggcgctcgcaaggattcctgggtaggggacttcagtggagtctgcatcatcgagggcacaaaggaggcgctcgcgagcagtcTTCTGAGCGctgaaaagacaaatgggacaatCTACGGACtggtagacttggcgagaacgcgcaatttaagtccacgagaccgcaagtccacatgaagtgcgtcatttgggacagggcctatgatgcatcatgggacTGAATCAGTGCACTCAAAAATGTCCAGTATGAATTCGGACACGACTTaaaatggatgtcccctcaaatagtgcactatatgGTATAAGGggctatttcggacacagcccaTATCTATGGAGGAAATGCACTAAACGTTTGTTTACCAAACGCCATAAAAATCCAAAAGAAGTAAGAAGAGGAGACTGAAACCAGAGATATTATAAGGACATGGAAGTGTATGTAGTACTCCAATATTGGAAAAACCA of Triplophysa rosa linkage group LG14, Trosa_1v2, whole genome shotgun sequence contains these proteins:
- the LOC130564839 gene encoding protein NLRC3-like isoform X1 — its product is MNETKTSTDEDFSPGCSSVHQERSDPEFSCVSMKSDMSKDLSIYFKSGDTRPNLRSAVTVGKKRKFEQSENRPQDVCPGFSHKSNLAEVLNTFRSNLREKCQSLYEGTSHERNPTLLNEIYTELYITESESGEISNEHEVRQIERQSRRTATEDTPIKCNDIFKALPAQDKPIRRVLTKGVAGIGKTVSVQKFILDWAEGKENQDVHLIFPLPFREINLMKNQTLSLLHLLHLFFPETKEMEISSGEYKVLFIFDGLDECRVSLDFHSSVRLCDVNESASVDVILTNLMAGNLLPSALIWITSRPAAADLIPSECVDRVTEVRGFTDKQKEEYFSKRISDESLNHRIISHLKSSRSLYIMCHIPVFCWISATVLERMLSEAENEGEIPKTLTQMYTHFLIIQTHIKHQKDYEKKEQNDEDMIFKLGKLAFEQLVKGNVIFYDEDLRECGIDVAEASVYSGLCTQIFREEFGWYQGKVYCFLHLTIQEHLAALYDHISFINNNTNVFNSITILPRGEKVSVPDLHQRAVDESLQSKNGHLDLFLRFLLGLSLESNQNILRVLMTQTVRSYHSNKKTVEYIKKKIRSIRSPGKSINLFHCLNELGDDSLVEKIQHHLKSGTLSEVKLSSSQWSAVVFVLLTSKQELHEFHLKEFVHKENKAETLKVFRRLLPVIRGSRSVQLRDCNITDEGCVALTSALRSNPSHLRHLDLSDNNVGDSGVKRIYNVLENPHCKLEKLELAGCNITDEGCVALTSALRSNPSHLTELNLQRNNLGDSEVELISGLKDHPHYKLEKLFW
- the LOC130564857 gene encoding gastrula zinc finger protein XlCGF57.1-like, which codes for MHIGERLYICPQCEKSFRRKSDLKEHIRIHTRERPYTCPQCGKRLAGGLKNHMRIHTGEKTYACLQCGKGFTRKDYLQYHMRTHTGGRPYVCPQCGKSFTTKSNLNVHMRIHTGVKPYTCPQCETSFTRKVHLEYHMTTHSGERPYACPQCGKSFTAKHSLKNHMIAHTGERPYACPQCGKSFSRKDSLENHMRTHTGMRPFVCPQCGKSFTRKRNLENHMTTHTGERPYACPQCGKNFTTKSYLNVHMRIHTEKRS
- the LOC130564839 gene encoding protein NLRC3-like isoform X4 yields the protein MNETKTSTDEDFSPGCSSVHQERSDPEFSCVSMKSDMSKDLSIYFKSGDTRPNLRSAVTVGKKRKFEQSENRPQDVCPGFSHKSNLAEVLNTFRSNLREKCQSLYEGTSHERNPTLLNEIYTELYITESESGEISNEHEVRQIERQSRRTATEDTPIKCNDIFKALPAQDKPIRRVLTKGVAGIGKTVSVQKFILDWAEGKENQDVHLIFPLPFREINLMKNQTLSLLHLLHLFFPETKEMEISSGEYKVLFIFDGLDECRVSLDFHSSVRLCDVNESASVDVILTNLMAGNLLPSALIWITSRPAAADLIPSECVDRVTEVRGFTDKQKEEYFSKRISDESLNHRIISHLKSSRSLYIMCHIPVFCWISATVLERMLSEAENEGEIPKTLTQMYTHFLIIQTHIKHQKDYEKKEQNDEDMIFKLGKLAFEQLVKGNVIFYDEDLRECGIDVAEASVYSGLCTQIFREEFGWYQGKVYCFLHLTIQEHLAALYDHISFINNNTNVFNSITILPRGEKVSVPDLHQRAVDESLQSKNGHLDLFLRFLLGLSLESNQNILRVLMTQTVRSYHSNKKTVEYIKKKIRSIRSPGKSINLFHCLNELGDDSLVEKIQHHLKSGTLSEVKLSSSQWSAVVFVLLTSKQELHEFHLKEFVHKENKAETLKVFRRLLPVIRGSRSVHTICNKLMHCVFGHISIKTSINFFSNLSYSSSSIGLHHTDQNSLPACINEPWPPMTLSPVH
- the LOC130564839 gene encoding protein NLRC3-like isoform X3, yielding MNETKTSTDEDFSPGCSSVHQERSDPEFSCVSMKSDMSKDLSIYFKSGDTRPNLRSAVTVGKKRKFEQSENRPQDVCPGFSHKSNLAEVLNTFRSNLREKCQSLYEGTSHERNPTLLNEIYTELYITESESGEISNEHEVRQIERQSRRTATEDTPIKCNDIFKALPAQDKPIRRVLTKGVAGIGKTVSVQKFILDWAEGKENQDVHLIFPLPFREINLMKNQTLSLLHLLHLFFPETKEMEISSGEYKVLFIFDGLDECRVSLDFHSSVRLCDVNESASVDVILTNLMAGNLLPSALIWITSRPAAADLIPSECVDRVTEVRGFTDKQKEEYFSKRISDESLNHRIISHLKSSRSLYIMCHIPVFCWISATVLERMLSEAENEGEIPKTLTQMYTHFLIIQTHIKHQKDYEKKEQNDEDMIFKLGKLAFEQLVKGNVIFYDEDLRECGIDVAEASVYSGLCTQIFREEFGWYQGKVYCFLHLTIQEHLAALYDHISFINNNTNVFNSITILPRGEKVSVPDLHQRAVDESLQSKNGHLDLFLRFLLGLSLESNQNILRVLMTQTVRSYHSNKKTVEYIKKKIRSIRSPGKSINLFHCLNELGDDSLVEKIQHHLKSGTLSEVKLSSSQWSAVVFVLLTSKQELHEFHLKEFVHKENKAETLKVFRRLLPVIRGSRSVQLRDCNITDEGCVALTSALRSNPSHLRHLDLSDNNVGDSGVKRIYNVLENPHCKLEKLDIGNNM
- the LOC130564839 gene encoding protein NLRC3-like isoform X5, which produces MNETKTSTDEDFSPGCSSVHQERSDPEFSCVSMKSDMSKDLSIYFKSGDTRPNLRSAVTVGKKRKFEQSENRPQDVCPGFSHKSNLAEVLNTFRSNLREKCQSLYEGTSHERNPTLLNEIYTELYITESESGEISNEHEVRQIERQSRRTATEDTPIKCNDIFKALPAQDKPIRRVLTKGVAGIGKTVSVQKFILDWAEGKENQDVHLIFPLPFREINLMKNQTLSLLHLLHLFFPETKEMEISSGEYKVLFIFDGLDECRVSLDFHSSVRLCDVNESASVDVILTNLMAGNLLPSALIWITSRPAAADLIPSECVDRVTEVRGFTDKQKEEYFSKRISDESLNHRIISHLKSSRSLYIMCHIPVFCWISATVLERMLSEAENEGEIPKTLTQMYTHFLIIQTHIKHQKDYEKKEQNDEDMIFKLGKLAFEQLVKGNVIFYDEDLRECGIDVAEASVYSGLCTQIFREEFGWYQGKVYCFLHLTIQEHLAALYDHISFINNNTNVFNSITILPRGEKVSVPDLHQRAVDESLQSKNGHLDLFLRFLLGLSLESNQNILRVLMTQTVRSYHSNKKTVEYIKKKIRSIRSPGKSINLFHCLNELGDDSLVEKIQHHLKSGTLSEVKLSSSQWSAVVFVLLTSKQELHEFHLKEFVHKENKAETLKVFRRLLPVIRGSRSVQLRDCNITDEGCVALTSALRSNPSHLRHLDLSDNNVGDSGVKRIYNVLENPHCKLEKLE
- the LOC130564839 gene encoding protein NLRC3-like isoform X2, with the protein product MKISLQDAVVCYSSVHQERSDPEFSCVSMKSDMSKDLSIYFKSGDTRPNLRSAVTVGKKRKFEQSENRPQDVCPGFSHKSNLAEVLNTFRSNLREKCQSLYEGTSHERNPTLLNEIYTELYITESESGEISNEHEVRQIERQSRRTATEDTPIKCNDIFKALPAQDKPIRRVLTKGVAGIGKTVSVQKFILDWAEGKENQDVHLIFPLPFREINLMKNQTLSLLHLLHLFFPETKEMEISSGEYKVLFIFDGLDECRVSLDFHSSVRLCDVNESASVDVILTNLMAGNLLPSALIWITSRPAAADLIPSECVDRVTEVRGFTDKQKEEYFSKRISDESLNHRIISHLKSSRSLYIMCHIPVFCWISATVLERMLSEAENEGEIPKTLTQMYTHFLIIQTHIKHQKDYEKKEQNDEDMIFKLGKLAFEQLVKGNVIFYDEDLRECGIDVAEASVYSGLCTQIFREEFGWYQGKVYCFLHLTIQEHLAALYDHISFINNNTNVFNSITILPRGEKVSVPDLHQRAVDESLQSKNGHLDLFLRFLLGLSLESNQNILRVLMTQTVRSYHSNKKTVEYIKKKIRSIRSPGKSINLFHCLNELGDDSLVEKIQHHLKSGTLSEVKLSSSQWSAVVFVLLTSKQELHEFHLKEFVHKENKAETLKVFRRLLPVIRGSRSVQLRDCNITDEGCVALTSALRSNPSHLRHLDLSDNNVGDSGVKRIYNVLENPHCKLEKLELAGCNITDEGCVALTSALRSNPSHLTELNLQRNNLGDSEVELISGLKDHPHYKLEKLFW